A genomic stretch from Melospiza georgiana isolate bMelGeo1 chromosome 29, bMelGeo1.pri, whole genome shotgun sequence includes:
- the NEMP1 gene encoding nuclear envelope integral membrane protein 1, whose product MKPAPGRRRRLPVLPVLLLLFLPLLPLGAAGPKDAVIPLQDGHNSQHWESQRFCYTNTRTPQWNDVWTRTQIRVTSDRMLRVTQVDSEEELEKFSLWNVVFSFLRGKLNDTSIDVDLYSNKTCLKVELLEPGTRYDVVLLRRFDPKLFLVFFLGLLLFFCGDTLSRSQIFYYSAGISVGLLASLLVLVYMMSKVMPKKSPVYFLLVGGWSFSLYLLQLIFKNLQEICKSYWQYLLGYLLSVGLLSFAVCYRYGPLENERSINLLSWALQLLGLLLIYSGIQIHPLALGLVLVAVCTKNLDYPLQWAFAAYRKVQSSKLGPTPPRFLTEEEFQLQGEVETRKALAELRSFCKSPEFSAWTTVSRIQSPKRFADFVGGASHVTPNEVSAHEREFGLESLSIDEELFEEDDDEEDEEEENISDSSGGNHKSDSLFHNHVDVQ is encoded by the exons ATGAAACCGGCTCCgggacggcggcggcggctcccggtACtgcccgtgctgctgctgctcttcctgccctTGCTGCCCCTGGGAGCCGCAG GCCCCAAGGATGCCGTGATCCCACTCCAGGACGGGCACAactcccagcactgggaatcCCAGCGCTTCTGCTACACCAACACCCGCACCCCGCAATGGAACGACGTCTGGACCAGGACacag ATCCGCGTCACCAGCGACCGCATGCTCCGCGTCACCCAGGTGGACAgcgaggaggagctggagaagtTCAGCCTGTGGAACGTGGTCTTCTCCTTCCTGAGGGGCAAACTCAACGACACCAGCATCGATGTGGACCTCTACAGCAACAAAACCTGCCTCAAGGTcgagctgctggagcctggcacCAGATACGACGTCGTCCTCTTGCGAC gttttGATCCTAAGCTGttccttgttttcttcctgggcctgctgttgtttttttgtggggACACTCTGAGCAG GAGCCAAATCTTTTACTACTCAGCTGGGATCAGTGTGGGCTTGTTGGCCTCTCTGCTTGTCCTTGTCTACATGATGTCCAAAGTCATGCCCAAG AAAAGCCCTGTGTACTTCCTGCTGGTTGGAGGTTGGTCCTTTTCCCTGTACCTGCTTCAGCTGATCTTCAAGAACCTGCAGGAGATCTGCAAGTCCTACTGGCAGTACCTGTTAG GTTACCTGCTCTCTGTGGGCCTCCTGAGCTTCGCCGTGTGCTACAGGTACGGCCCCTTGGAGAACGAGCGCAGCATCAACCTCCTGTcctgggccctgcagctcctggggctgctgctcatcTACTCAGGCATCCAGATCCACCCCCTCGCCCTGGGCCTGGTGCTGGTGGCTGTCTGCACCAAGAACCTGGATTACCCCTTGCAGTGGGCATTTGCTGCCTAcag GAAGGTGCAGAGCTCCAAGCTGGGCCCGACCCCCCCTCGGTTTCTGACAGAGGAGGAATTTCAGCTCCAGGGCGAGGTGGAGACCAGAaaggccctggcagagctgaggagctTCTGCAAGAGCCCCGAATTCTCTGCCTGGACCACGGTGTCCCGCATCCAGTCCCCTAAAAG GTTTGCTGACTTTGTGGGTGGTGCTTCCCACGTCACCCCCAACGAGGTGTCGGCCCACGAGAGGGAGTTTGGCCTGGAGAGTCTTTCCATTGACGAGGAGCTCTttgaggaggatgatgatgaggaggatgaagaggaagaaaacatcAGTGACTCCTCTGGTGGGAATCACAAGAGCGATTCCCTGTTCCACAACCATGTGGATGTCCAGTGA
- the NAB2 gene encoding NGFI-A-binding protein 2 isoform X1, producing the protein MALPRTLGELQLYRVLQRANLLGYYETFIQQGGDDVQQLCEAGEEEFLEIMALVGMATKPLHVRRLQKALREWASNPGLFSQPVSAVPVSSIPLFKLSEAGGRKALSNGHASPGEAAGKGGGSAGTPPARSPTEPGEKLSPSAAPPWPGRSTPESEGGGDEEPGGPPFSPSGSSGEQAVGTELEPELARTVVESVERLLQSCPRGGEAELRALMKLNKKLAKSVGHIFQLEDGDRQKEEEIRRHSAIYGRGEARRREGKQLTLHELIINEAAAQFCLRDNSLLLRRVELFSLSRQVARESTYLSSLKVARAHPEDSGAVVAKRLKQEAGEQSRPELLALPVGLEPPGAGYRASLEEDTGSISGESLDGHLQAAGACPRLTPPPGAAPDVPLGLAPHGLWSRHILQQTLMDEGLRLARLVSHDRVGRLSPCLPGKPPGPEFEDGLAERGPPAPPDPPRGTIKVEQETSRQ; encoded by the exons ATGGCCCTGCCCCGCACgctgggggagctgcagctctacCGGGTGCTGCAACGTGCCAACCTGCTGGGCTACTACGAGACCTTCATCCAGCAAGGGGGGGACGACGTGCAGCAGCTCTGCGAGGCGGGCGAGGAGGAGTTCCTGGAGATCATGGCGCTGGTGGGCATGGCCACCAAACCCCTCCACGTCCGCCGCCTCCAGAAGGCCCTGCGGGAATGGGCCTCCAACCCAGGGCTCTTCAGCCAGCCCGTGTCGGCCGTCCCGGTCAGCAGCATCCCACTCTTCAAGCTCTCCGAGGCCGGCGGGCGCAAGGCACTCAGCAACGGGCACGCCAGCCCCGGAGAGGCAGCGGGCAAAGGGGGTGGCAGCGCCGGGACGCCCCCAGCGCGCAGCCCCACGGAGCCAGGGGAGAAGCTGTCACCATCAGCAGCCCCACCGTGGCCGGGAAGGAGCACCCCCGAGTCGGAGGGTGGAGGGGATGAGGAGCCCGGGGGTCCCCCCTTCTCTCCGAGCGGGAGCAGCGGGGAGCAGGCGGTGGGCACGGAGCTGGAGCCGGAGTTGGCACGGACGGTGGTGGAGAGCGtggagaggctgctgcagagctgccctcggGGTGGCGAGGCCGAGCTGAGGGCGCTGATGAAGCTCAACAAGAAGCTGGCCAAATCTGTGGGGCACATCTTCCAGCTGGAGGACGGGGACCggcagaaggaggaggagatcCGGCGGCACAGCGCGATCTACGGGCGCGGCGAGGCCCGGCGCCGTGAGGGCAAGCAGCTCACCCTGCACGAG CTCATCATCAATGAGGCGGCCGCCCAGTTCTGCCTGCGGGACAACTCGCTGCTGCTGCGGCGCGTCGAGCTCTTCTCGCTCTCACGGCAGGTGGCACGGGAGAGCACCTACCTGTCCTCGCTCAAGGTGGCCAG GGCCCATCCCGAGGACAGCGGTGCCGTGGTGGCCAAGCGGCTCAAGCAGGAG gcaggagagcagagccgccctgagctcctggcactgccgGTGGGGTTGGAGCCGCCCGGCGCCGGGTACCGAGCCAGCTTGGAGGAGGACACGGGCAGCATCTCCGGGGAGAGCCTCGATGGCCATTTGCAGG CGGCGGGCGCTTGTCCCCGGCTGACCCCTCCGCCCGGCGCGGCCCCAGACGTGCCCCTCGGCCTCGCTCCCCACGGGCTCTGGAGCCGCCACATCCTCCAGCAGACGCTGATGGACGAGGGGCTGCGCCTGGCCCGCTTGGTCTCTCACGACCGCGTGGGGcggctcagcccctgcctgccgGGGAAGCCCCCGGGACCAG AGTTCGAGGACGGGCTGGCGGAACGGGGTCCTCCGGCCCCCCCAGACCCCCCTCGGGGCACTATCAAGGTGGAGCAGGAGACCAGCAGGCAGTGA
- the NAB2 gene encoding NGFI-A-binding protein 2 isoform X2, which produces MALPRTLGELQLYRVLQRANLLGYYETFIQQGGDDVQQLCEAGEEEFLEIMALVGMATKPLHVRRLQKALREWASNPGLFSQPVSAVPVSSIPLFKLSEAGGRKALSNGHASPGEAAGKGGGSAGTPPARSPTEPGEKLSPSAAPPWPGRSTPESEGGGDEEPGGPPFSPSGSSGEQAVGTELEPELARTVVESVERLLQSCPRGGEAELRALMKLNKKLAKSVGHIFQLEDGDRQKEEEIRRHSAIYGRGEARRREGKQLTLHELIINEAAAQFCLRDNSLLLRRVELFSLSRQVARESTYLSSLKVARAHPEDSGAVVAKRLKQEAGEQSRPELLALPVGLEPPGAGYRASLEEDTGSISGESLDGHLQEFEDGLAERGPPAPPDPPRGTIKVEQETSRQ; this is translated from the exons ATGGCCCTGCCCCGCACgctgggggagctgcagctctacCGGGTGCTGCAACGTGCCAACCTGCTGGGCTACTACGAGACCTTCATCCAGCAAGGGGGGGACGACGTGCAGCAGCTCTGCGAGGCGGGCGAGGAGGAGTTCCTGGAGATCATGGCGCTGGTGGGCATGGCCACCAAACCCCTCCACGTCCGCCGCCTCCAGAAGGCCCTGCGGGAATGGGCCTCCAACCCAGGGCTCTTCAGCCAGCCCGTGTCGGCCGTCCCGGTCAGCAGCATCCCACTCTTCAAGCTCTCCGAGGCCGGCGGGCGCAAGGCACTCAGCAACGGGCACGCCAGCCCCGGAGAGGCAGCGGGCAAAGGGGGTGGCAGCGCCGGGACGCCCCCAGCGCGCAGCCCCACGGAGCCAGGGGAGAAGCTGTCACCATCAGCAGCCCCACCGTGGCCGGGAAGGAGCACCCCCGAGTCGGAGGGTGGAGGGGATGAGGAGCCCGGGGGTCCCCCCTTCTCTCCGAGCGGGAGCAGCGGGGAGCAGGCGGTGGGCACGGAGCTGGAGCCGGAGTTGGCACGGACGGTGGTGGAGAGCGtggagaggctgctgcagagctgccctcggGGTGGCGAGGCCGAGCTGAGGGCGCTGATGAAGCTCAACAAGAAGCTGGCCAAATCTGTGGGGCACATCTTCCAGCTGGAGGACGGGGACCggcagaaggaggaggagatcCGGCGGCACAGCGCGATCTACGGGCGCGGCGAGGCCCGGCGCCGTGAGGGCAAGCAGCTCACCCTGCACGAG CTCATCATCAATGAGGCGGCCGCCCAGTTCTGCCTGCGGGACAACTCGCTGCTGCTGCGGCGCGTCGAGCTCTTCTCGCTCTCACGGCAGGTGGCACGGGAGAGCACCTACCTGTCCTCGCTCAAGGTGGCCAG GGCCCATCCCGAGGACAGCGGTGCCGTGGTGGCCAAGCGGCTCAAGCAGGAG gcaggagagcagagccgccctgagctcctggcactgccgGTGGGGTTGGAGCCGCCCGGCGCCGGGTACCGAGCCAGCTTGGAGGAGGACACGGGCAGCATCTCCGGGGAGAGCCTCGATGGCCATTTGCAGG AGTTCGAGGACGGGCTGGCGGAACGGGGTCCTCCGGCCCCCCCAGACCCCCCTCGGGGCACTATCAAGGTGGAGCAGGAGACCAGCAGGCAGTGA
- the MYO1A gene encoding unconventional myosin-Ia isoform X1 → MEGSSSMLDAEAVADLVLLDPLTEESLVQTLQERFRRRDIYTYIGNVVISVNPYQSLPIYTPEKVEEYRNCSFFAVKPHIYAIADDAYRSLRDRDRDQCILITGESGAGKTEASKLVMSYVAAVSSKGEEVNKVKEQLLQSNPVLEAFGNAKTVRNDNSSRFGKYMDIEFDFKGEPLGGVISNYLLEKSRIVRHVKGERNFHIFYQLLAGASPQLLQQLKLRQDCGHYGYLDREGSSLPGMDDAANFHAMQDAMRIIGFSPTEVIELLQVTAVVLKLGNVQLSSSFQASGMEACSISEPQELHEICELIGLDPGALERALCSRTVKARDEAVLTTLTVPQGYYGRDALAKNIYSRLFDWLVKRINASIQVKSDKQRKVMGVLDIYGFEIFQDNGFEQFIINYCNEKLQQIFILMTLKEEQEEYVREGIQWTPVEFFDNSIICNLIENNTTGILAMLDEECLRPGVVNEDTFLTKLNQLLATHKHYESKETQNARRVTDASLPPRCFRIHHYAGKVTYNVTGFIEKNNDLLFRDLSQAMWAAQHALLRSLFPEGDPQKVSLKLPPTAGFQFKSSVAMLMKNLYSKNPNYIRCIKPNDTKSAMVFTPELVLAQVRYLGLLENVRVRRAGYAFRQLYGPFLQRYKMLNAQTWPCWDRGDREGTEVLLAGLQFPAEELAFGHTKIFIRSPRTLFDLERRRQERVAELATLIQKMFRGWRCRIQYQLMRKSQILISAWFRGHRQKNRYKQMKRSALILQAYARGWKSRRLLRELKSQCRRHAAATTIAAHWRGYQARKTYRKYFRSSASTCLANFIYRRLVQKYLVGLAKNLPPLSVTDRTWPPAPYRFLDNTNQELKNIFYHWKCKKYRDQLSASRRAQLQARLCASELFKDKKTLYPKSLQQPFRGEYLGLKQNPKYQKLHAVAKDKLVMADSVRKVNRASGKTVPRLLLLTTEHLVLADPKAAQPKTVLSLGDIRGVSVTRFSDGFLALHLKEVSTVGAKGDFLLVSDHLIELVTRLYQTFEATTGQALPLHITDRFSTRFPKGDVSITVVESPKASTNGPVCKKKGSNKMEVLVY, encoded by the exons ATGGAAGGCTCCTCGTCGATGCTGGACGCCGAGGCTGTGGCGGATCTGGTGCTGCTGGACCCGCTGACAGAGGAGTCGCTGGTCCAGACGCTGCAGGAGCGATTCCGGCGGCGCGACATCTAC aCCTACATTGGGAATGTGGTGATCTCAGTGAACCCGTACCAGTCCCTGCCCATCTACACCCCGGAGAAGGTGGAGGAATATCGCAACTGCAGCTTCTTCGCCGTGAAACCCCACAT CTATGCCATCGCCGACGATGCCTATCGCTCGCTGCGGGACCGGGACAGGGATCAGTGCATCCTCATCACCGGAGAGAGCGGCGCTGGCAAGACAG AGGCCAGCAAGCTGGTGATGTCCTACGTGGCGGCCGTGAGCAGCAAAGGGGAGGAGGTGAACAAGgtgaaggagcagctgctgcagtccaACCCTGTGCTGGAGG cctttgGGAACGCTAAAACCGTCCGGAATGACAACTCCTCCCGATTT GGCAAGTACATGGACATCGAGTTCGACTTCAAAGGAGAACCCCTGGGAGGGGTCATCAGCAACT ACCTGCTGGAGAAATCCCGCATCGTCCGGCACGTGAAGGGCGAGAGGAACTTCCACATCTTCTaccagctcctggctggggctTCACCACAGCTGCTCC AGCAGCTGAAGCTGCGCCAGGACTGTGGGCACTACGGGTACCTGGACCGGGAGGGCTCCAGCCTGCCTGGCATGGATGATGCAGCCAACTTCCACGCTATGCAG GATGCCATGAGGATCATCGGCTTCTCGCCCACGGAGGTGatagagctgctgcaggtgacgGCCGTGGTGCTCAAACTGGGCAACgtccagctgagcagcagcttccaGGCCAGCGGGATGGAGGCCTGCAGCATCAGCGAGCCCCAGG AGCTGCATGAGATCTGCGAGCTGATCGGGCTGGACCCCGGCGCGCTGGAGAGGGCGTTGTGCTCCCGCACGGTGAAGGCGCGGGATGAGGCGGTgctcaccaccctcactgtgccccag ggTTACTACGGCCGGGACGCGCTGGCCAAGAACATCTACAGCCGCCTCTTTGACTGGCTGGTGAAGAGGATCAATGCCAGCATCCAG GTGAAGTCGGACAAGCAGAGGAAGGTGATGGGCGTCCTGGACATTTACGGCTTTGAGATCTTCCAG GACAACGGCTTTGAGCAGTTCATCATCAACTACTGCAACGAGAAGCTGCAGCAGATCTTCATCCTGATGACGctgaaggaggagcaggaggaataCGTGCGAGAG GGCATCCAGTGGACCCCAGTGGAGTTTTTTGACAACAGCATCATCTGCAACTTGATTGAGAAC AACACCACGGGGATCCTGGCCATGCTGGATGAGGAGTGCCTGAGGCCCGGCGTGGTCAATGAGGACACGTTCCTCACCAAACTCAACCAGCTCCTGGCCACACACAAGCACTACGAGAGCAAGGAGACGCAGAACGCCCGGCGTGTCACCGACGCCAGCCTGCCGCCGCGCTGCTTCCGCATCCACCACTACGCCGGCAAG GTGACCTACAACGTGACGGGCTTCATCGAGAAGAACAACGACCTCCTCTTCCGTGACCTCTCTCAGGCCATGTGGGCGGCCCAGCACGCTCTGCTGCGCTCGCTCTTCCCCGAGGGGGACCCCCAAAAAGTCTCCCTCAAGCTGCCCCCCACTGCAGGCTTCCAGTTCAAGTCATCCGTGGCGATGCTGATGAAGAACCTCTACTCCAAAAACCCCAACTACATCAG GTGCATCAAACCCAACGACACCAAGTCAGCCATGGTGTTCACGCCGGAGCTGGTGCTGGCCCAGGTGCGCtacctggggctgctggagaacGTGCGGGTGCGGCGGGCGGGCTACGCCTTCCGCCAGCTCTACGGGCCCTTCCTGCAGCGCTACAAGATGCTCAACGCCCAAACGTGGCCCTGTTGGGACCGTGGGGACAG GGAGGGCAccgaggtgctgctggcaggtcTGCAGTTCCCCGCCGAGGAGCTGGCGTTTGGTCACACCAAAATCTTCATCCGCTCGCCGCGCACT CTCTTCGACCTGGAGCGGCGGCGCCAGGAGCGCGTGGCCGAGCTCGCCACCCTCATCCAGAAGATGTTCCGGGGCTGGCGGTGCCGGATCCAGTACCAGCTGATGCGCAAGagccagatcctcatctctGCCTGGTTCCGTGGCCACAGG CAAAAGAACAGATACAAGCAGATGAAGCGTTCAGCACTGATCCTCCAGGCTTATGCACGGGGCTGGAAG TCTCGCCGGCTCCTCCGGGAGCTGAAGTCCCAGTGCCGACGCCACGCGGCCGCCACCACCATCGCTGCTCACTGGAGAGGGTACCAG GCACGCAAGACCTACAGGAAATATTTCCGTTCCAGCGCCAGCACCTGCCTGGCCAACTTCATCTACCGGCGCCTG GTGCAGAAGTACCTGGTGGGGCTGGCAAAGAACCTCCCGCCGCTGTCGGTGACCGACCGGACCTGGCCCCCGGCGCCCTACAGGTTCCTGGATAACACcaaccaggagctgaagaacatCTTCTACCACTGGAAG TGCAAGAAGTACCGCGACCAGCTGTCGGCGTCGCGGCGGGCGCAGCTGCAGGCCAGGCTCTGCGCCAGCGAGCTCTTCAAGGACAAGAAGACCCTCTACCCCaaaag cctgcagcagccgTTCCGCGGGGAGTACCTGGGGCTGAAGCAGAACCCCAAGTACCAGAAGCTGCACGCGGTGGCCAAGGACAAGCTGGTGATGGCGGACAGCGTGAGGAAGGTGAACAGGGCCAGTGGGAAG ACCGTGCCAcgcctgctgctcctcaccaccGAGCACCTGGTCCTGGCTGACCCCAAGGCTGCCCAGCCCAAGACCGTGCTCAGCCTCGGTGACATCCGCGGCGTCTCCGTCACCCGCTTCTCCGACGGCTTCCTGGCCCTGCACCTCAAGGAG GTCTCCACAGTGGGGGCCAAGGGTGACTTCCTGCTGGTCAGTGACCACCTCATCGAGCTGGTGACTCGCCTGTACCAGACCTTCGAGGCCACCACGGGGCAGGCGCTGCCCCTGCACATCACTGACAG GTTCTCCACACGCTTCCCGAAGGGCGACGTGTCCATCACCGTGGTGGAGTCCCCCAAGGCCAGCACCAACGGCCCCGTCTGCAAGAAAAAGGGCAGCAACAAGATGGAGGTCCTGGTGTACTGA
- the MYO1A gene encoding unconventional myosin-Ia isoform X2 has product MEGSSSMLDAEAVADLVLLDPLTEESLVQTLQERFRRRDIYTYIGNVVISVNPYQSLPIYTPEKVEEYRNCSFFAVKPHIYAIADDAYRSLRDRDRDQCILITGESGAGKTEASKLVMSYVAAVSSKGEEVNKVKEQLLQSNPVLEAFGNAKTVRNDNSSRFGKYMDIEFDFKGEPLGGVISNYLLEKSRIVRHVKGERNFHIFYQLLAGASPQLLQQLKLRQDCGHYGYLDREGSSLPGMDDAANFHAMQDAMRIIGFSPTEVIELLQVTAVVLKLGNVQLSSSFQASGMEACSISEPQELHEICELIGLDPGALERALCSRTVKARDEAVLTTLTVPQGYYGRDALAKNIYSRLFDWLVKRINASIQVKSDKQRKVMGVLDIYGFEIFQDNGFEQFIINYCNEKLQQIFILMTLKEEQEEYVREGIQWTPVEFFDNSIICNLIENNTTGILAMLDEECLRPGVVNEDTFLTKLNQLLATHKHYESKETQNARRVTDASLPPRCFRIHHYAGKVTYNVTGFIEKNNDLLFRDLSQAMWAAQHALLRSLFPEGDPQKVSLKLPPTAGFQFKSSVAMLMKNLYSKNPNYIRCIKPNDTKSAMVFTPELVLAQVRYLGLLENVRVRRAGYAFRQLYGPFLQRYKMLNAQTWPCWDRGDREGTEVLLAGLQFPAEELAFGHTKIFIRSPRTLFDLERRRQERVAELATLIQKMFRGWRCRIQYQLMRKSQILISAWFRGHRQKNRYKQMKRSALILQAYARGWKARKTYRKYFRSSASTCLANFIYRRLVQKYLVGLAKNLPPLSVTDRTWPPAPYRFLDNTNQELKNIFYHWKCKKYRDQLSASRRAQLQARLCASELFKDKKTLYPKSLQQPFRGEYLGLKQNPKYQKLHAVAKDKLVMADSVRKVNRASGKTVPRLLLLTTEHLVLADPKAAQPKTVLSLGDIRGVSVTRFSDGFLALHLKEVSTVGAKGDFLLVSDHLIELVTRLYQTFEATTGQALPLHITDRFSTRFPKGDVSITVVESPKASTNGPVCKKKGSNKMEVLVY; this is encoded by the exons ATGGAAGGCTCCTCGTCGATGCTGGACGCCGAGGCTGTGGCGGATCTGGTGCTGCTGGACCCGCTGACAGAGGAGTCGCTGGTCCAGACGCTGCAGGAGCGATTCCGGCGGCGCGACATCTAC aCCTACATTGGGAATGTGGTGATCTCAGTGAACCCGTACCAGTCCCTGCCCATCTACACCCCGGAGAAGGTGGAGGAATATCGCAACTGCAGCTTCTTCGCCGTGAAACCCCACAT CTATGCCATCGCCGACGATGCCTATCGCTCGCTGCGGGACCGGGACAGGGATCAGTGCATCCTCATCACCGGAGAGAGCGGCGCTGGCAAGACAG AGGCCAGCAAGCTGGTGATGTCCTACGTGGCGGCCGTGAGCAGCAAAGGGGAGGAGGTGAACAAGgtgaaggagcagctgctgcagtccaACCCTGTGCTGGAGG cctttgGGAACGCTAAAACCGTCCGGAATGACAACTCCTCCCGATTT GGCAAGTACATGGACATCGAGTTCGACTTCAAAGGAGAACCCCTGGGAGGGGTCATCAGCAACT ACCTGCTGGAGAAATCCCGCATCGTCCGGCACGTGAAGGGCGAGAGGAACTTCCACATCTTCTaccagctcctggctggggctTCACCACAGCTGCTCC AGCAGCTGAAGCTGCGCCAGGACTGTGGGCACTACGGGTACCTGGACCGGGAGGGCTCCAGCCTGCCTGGCATGGATGATGCAGCCAACTTCCACGCTATGCAG GATGCCATGAGGATCATCGGCTTCTCGCCCACGGAGGTGatagagctgctgcaggtgacgGCCGTGGTGCTCAAACTGGGCAACgtccagctgagcagcagcttccaGGCCAGCGGGATGGAGGCCTGCAGCATCAGCGAGCCCCAGG AGCTGCATGAGATCTGCGAGCTGATCGGGCTGGACCCCGGCGCGCTGGAGAGGGCGTTGTGCTCCCGCACGGTGAAGGCGCGGGATGAGGCGGTgctcaccaccctcactgtgccccag ggTTACTACGGCCGGGACGCGCTGGCCAAGAACATCTACAGCCGCCTCTTTGACTGGCTGGTGAAGAGGATCAATGCCAGCATCCAG GTGAAGTCGGACAAGCAGAGGAAGGTGATGGGCGTCCTGGACATTTACGGCTTTGAGATCTTCCAG GACAACGGCTTTGAGCAGTTCATCATCAACTACTGCAACGAGAAGCTGCAGCAGATCTTCATCCTGATGACGctgaaggaggagcaggaggaataCGTGCGAGAG GGCATCCAGTGGACCCCAGTGGAGTTTTTTGACAACAGCATCATCTGCAACTTGATTGAGAAC AACACCACGGGGATCCTGGCCATGCTGGATGAGGAGTGCCTGAGGCCCGGCGTGGTCAATGAGGACACGTTCCTCACCAAACTCAACCAGCTCCTGGCCACACACAAGCACTACGAGAGCAAGGAGACGCAGAACGCCCGGCGTGTCACCGACGCCAGCCTGCCGCCGCGCTGCTTCCGCATCCACCACTACGCCGGCAAG GTGACCTACAACGTGACGGGCTTCATCGAGAAGAACAACGACCTCCTCTTCCGTGACCTCTCTCAGGCCATGTGGGCGGCCCAGCACGCTCTGCTGCGCTCGCTCTTCCCCGAGGGGGACCCCCAAAAAGTCTCCCTCAAGCTGCCCCCCACTGCAGGCTTCCAGTTCAAGTCATCCGTGGCGATGCTGATGAAGAACCTCTACTCCAAAAACCCCAACTACATCAG GTGCATCAAACCCAACGACACCAAGTCAGCCATGGTGTTCACGCCGGAGCTGGTGCTGGCCCAGGTGCGCtacctggggctgctggagaacGTGCGGGTGCGGCGGGCGGGCTACGCCTTCCGCCAGCTCTACGGGCCCTTCCTGCAGCGCTACAAGATGCTCAACGCCCAAACGTGGCCCTGTTGGGACCGTGGGGACAG GGAGGGCAccgaggtgctgctggcaggtcTGCAGTTCCCCGCCGAGGAGCTGGCGTTTGGTCACACCAAAATCTTCATCCGCTCGCCGCGCACT CTCTTCGACCTGGAGCGGCGGCGCCAGGAGCGCGTGGCCGAGCTCGCCACCCTCATCCAGAAGATGTTCCGGGGCTGGCGGTGCCGGATCCAGTACCAGCTGATGCGCAAGagccagatcctcatctctGCCTGGTTCCGTGGCCACAGG CAAAAGAACAGATACAAGCAGATGAAGCGTTCAGCACTGATCCTCCAGGCTTATGCACGGGGCTGGAAG GCACGCAAGACCTACAGGAAATATTTCCGTTCCAGCGCCAGCACCTGCCTGGCCAACTTCATCTACCGGCGCCTG GTGCAGAAGTACCTGGTGGGGCTGGCAAAGAACCTCCCGCCGCTGTCGGTGACCGACCGGACCTGGCCCCCGGCGCCCTACAGGTTCCTGGATAACACcaaccaggagctgaagaacatCTTCTACCACTGGAAG TGCAAGAAGTACCGCGACCAGCTGTCGGCGTCGCGGCGGGCGCAGCTGCAGGCCAGGCTCTGCGCCAGCGAGCTCTTCAAGGACAAGAAGACCCTCTACCCCaaaag cctgcagcagccgTTCCGCGGGGAGTACCTGGGGCTGAAGCAGAACCCCAAGTACCAGAAGCTGCACGCGGTGGCCAAGGACAAGCTGGTGATGGCGGACAGCGTGAGGAAGGTGAACAGGGCCAGTGGGAAG ACCGTGCCAcgcctgctgctcctcaccaccGAGCACCTGGTCCTGGCTGACCCCAAGGCTGCCCAGCCCAAGACCGTGCTCAGCCTCGGTGACATCCGCGGCGTCTCCGTCACCCGCTTCTCCGACGGCTTCCTGGCCCTGCACCTCAAGGAG GTCTCCACAGTGGGGGCCAAGGGTGACTTCCTGCTGGTCAGTGACCACCTCATCGAGCTGGTGACTCGCCTGTACCAGACCTTCGAGGCCACCACGGGGCAGGCGCTGCCCCTGCACATCACTGACAG GTTCTCCACACGCTTCCCGAAGGGCGACGTGTCCATCACCGTGGTGGAGTCCCCCAAGGCCAGCACCAACGGCCCCGTCTGCAAGAAAAAGGGCAGCAACAAGATGGAGGTCCTGGTGTACTGA